In a single window of the Flavobacterium sp. W4I14 genome:
- a CDS encoding cyclic pyranopterin phosphate synthase (product_source=KO:K03637; cath_funfam=3.30.70.640,3.40.980.10; cog=COG0315,COG0521; ko=KO:K03637; pfam=PF00994,PF01967; smart=SM00852; superfamily=53218,55040; tigrfam=TIGR00177,TIGR00581): MVNITKKSNTLRIAIATATVKVSKQETIDAIEQRKIPKGDVFEFARAAGLFGVKKTSDVIPDCHPLPIEYTTITYEIVGLTIIITVEVHTIYKTGVEVEAMHGASVTALTMYDMLKPIDKGVEIENIRLLKKSGGKSDLKNAKFPELKAAVVVCSDSIFENKAQDRSGKAIISRLAQWDINAEKYEIVPDEINIIRDKASELSKGGYDLIIFTGGTGLSPRDVTPEAIAPLIDRNIDGIMETARRYGQERMPYAMLSRGVAGFIGETLVLTFPGSKSGVEESVDALFPQVLHLFKVIKGEKH; this comes from the coding sequence ATGGTAAACATCACAAAAAAATCCAACACCTTAAGGATTGCCATTGCAACCGCTACTGTAAAGGTATCGAAGCAAGAAACCATTGATGCCATTGAACAACGCAAAATCCCCAAAGGTGATGTATTTGAATTTGCCCGTGCCGCAGGATTATTCGGCGTAAAAAAAACCAGTGATGTAATTCCGGATTGTCACCCGCTTCCAATTGAATATACCACTATTACCTACGAAATTGTGGGTTTAACCATCATTATTACGGTTGAAGTACATACCATTTACAAAACAGGTGTAGAAGTTGAAGCCATGCATGGTGCCTCGGTTACGGCTTTAACCATGTACGATATGTTAAAACCAATTGATAAAGGCGTTGAAATAGAAAATATTAGACTTTTAAAAAAATCGGGAGGAAAATCTGACCTTAAAAATGCCAAATTCCCTGAACTAAAAGCTGCTGTTGTAGTTTGTTCGGATTCTATTTTCGAAAACAAAGCACAGGATCGCTCTGGCAAAGCAATTATTTCGAGATTAGCACAATGGGACATCAATGCAGAGAAATATGAAATCGTGCCCGACGAAATCAACATCATTCGGGATAAAGCCAGCGAATTAAGCAAAGGCGGCTACGATTTAATCATTTTTACCGGAGGTACTGGCCTTTCGCCCCGCGATGTAACTCCAGAGGCCATTGCTCCTTTAATTGACCGCAATATTGACGGTATTATGGAAACTGCCAGACGTTATGGACAGGAACGCATGCCTTATGCCATGCTTTCGCGTGGTGTAGCTGGTTTTATCGGAGAAACATTGGTGCTTACCTTCCCTGGTTCAAAAAGTGGTGTAGAAGAAAGCGTGGATGCCCTATTTCCTCAGGTTTTGCATTTATTTAAGGTAATTAAAGGCGAG
- a CDS encoding molybdopterin synthase catalytic subunit (product_source=KO:K03635; cath_funfam=3.90.1170.40; cog=COG0314; ko=KO:K03635; pfam=PF02391; superfamily=54690), translating to MSEKKIKNIFVNGPIEPAFIADSIAKHNSKTAIGGHSIFMGQVRKDEIEGKFVAAIAYTAYEDLALEKMHQIREEIFEKYPLNCMHIYHSLGTIKTGEICLFVFTSSAHRKPAMAACSEVVDRLKAELPIWGKEIFEDETHQWKENI from the coding sequence ATGAGCGAAAAAAAGATAAAGAACATATTTGTAAATGGTCCAATCGAACCTGCTTTTATAGCCGACAGTATTGCCAAACACAACAGCAAAACAGCTATTGGTGGCCATAGTATTTTTATGGGCCAGGTGAGAAAAGACGAAATTGAAGGCAAATTTGTTGCAGCAATAGCATATACCGCATACGAAGACCTTGCCCTCGAAAAAATGCACCAGATCAGGGAAGAAATCTTCGAAAAATATCCACTCAACTGCATGCATATTTATCATAGTTTGGGTACCATTAAAACAGGCGAAATCTGCCTTTTTGTTTTCACTTCGTCGGCACACCGTAAACCGGCAATGGCGGCCTGTAGTGAAGTGGTAGATCGGTTAAAAGCAGAATTACCGATCTGGGGCAAAGAAATATTCGAAGACGAAACCCATCAGTGGAAAGAAAATATTTAA
- a CDS encoding molybdopterin/thiamine biosynthesis adenylyltransferase/rhodanese-related sulfurtransferase (product_source=COG0476/COG0607; cath_funfam=3.40.250.10,3.40.50.720; cog=COG0476,COG0607; ko=KO:K21147; pfam=PF00581,PF00899; smart=SM00450; superfamily=69572), translated as MSAERYNRQIILKGFGEEAQQQLLRAKVLVIGAGGLGCPALQYLAAAGIGHIGIVDDDTISLSNLHRQILFTTADIGKLKAEVAAKRLQEMNTQIGIIRHPIRLQKNNILDILSRYDYILDGTDNFESRYLINDACALLNKPLIFAAVSGFEGQLAIFNTPDHLTPSTNYRDLFPIPPDKGEVANCAENGVLGVLPGILGTMAAAETIKLIAKIGQPLTNKILSYNLLTQEQYTINISHGGGYILPKTVDEFLNMDYQDTSEGPQGYIEIDASELVKLQQLESTILIDVRERHEVPILDKQIFTQVPMSEFGAFMSKEFYQKHVVLICQHGIRSVAAAEAMQEKYGDAKKIYSLKGGIVKWRDHFLKP; from the coding sequence ATGAGTGCAGAGCGATACAACAGGCAGATTATCCTTAAGGGATTTGGAGAAGAAGCACAACAGCAGCTTTTAAGGGCAAAAGTATTGGTAATTGGTGCTGGTGGCTTAGGCTGTCCTGCGCTGCAATACCTCGCTGCTGCCGGCATTGGCCATATTGGTATTGTTGATGACGATACCATTTCATTATCCAATTTACATAGACAGATTCTTTTCACTACAGCTGATATCGGAAAGCTGAAAGCAGAGGTTGCAGCAAAGCGCTTGCAGGAAATGAATACCCAGATCGGGATTATCCGTCACCCCATCCGTTTGCAGAAAAATAATATTCTCGATATTCTATCCAGATACGATTACATATTGGATGGTACAGACAATTTTGAATCCAGGTACCTTATTAACGATGCCTGTGCACTTTTGAACAAACCGCTTATATTTGCTGCAGTTTCAGGCTTTGAGGGTCAGTTGGCCATATTTAACACCCCTGATCATTTAACGCCCAGCACCAATTACCGAGATCTTTTCCCCATTCCACCCGATAAAGGAGAAGTAGCCAATTGTGCAGAAAATGGCGTTTTAGGTGTATTACCGGGCATACTGGGTACCATGGCAGCCGCAGAAACCATTAAATTGATTGCCAAAATCGGGCAACCGCTCACCAATAAAATTTTAAGTTACAACTTACTTACACAAGAACAATATACCATCAACATCAGCCACGGAGGCGGTTATATCCTACCCAAAACTGTTGATGAATTTTTAAATATGGATTATCAGGATACAAGCGAAGGACCACAGGGATATATAGAAATTGATGCCAGCGAACTGGTTAAACTTCAGCAGTTGGAATCTACAATATTAATCGATGTACGCGAAAGACACGAAGTACCCATACTGGATAAACAGATCTTTACGCAGGTACCAATGTCGGAATTTGGCGCTTTTATGAGCAAAGAATTTTACCAAAAACATGTGGTTCTGATCTGCCAGCACGGTATCAGAAGTGTAGCCGCAGCAGAAGCTATGCAGGAAAAATATGGCGATGCAAAAAAAATATACAGTTTAAAAGGTGGTATTGTAAAATGGAGAGATCATTTTCTCAAACCCTAA
- a CDS encoding molybdopterin synthase sulfur carrier subunit (product_source=KO:K03636; cath_funfam=3.10.20.30; cog=COG1977; ko=KO:K03636; pfam=PF02597; superfamily=54285): MKIELISFGKIAEFINNQNIEVDGIADTDAFKQYLENQFPALKSMKYKLALNKNIVQENAKITNNTTIAIMPPFSGG, encoded by the coding sequence ATGAAAATCGAATTGATCAGTTTTGGCAAGATTGCCGAGTTTATCAACAATCAAAATATTGAGGTTGATGGCATTGCTGATACCGATGCTTTTAAACAGTATTTAGAAAATCAGTTTCCTGCTTTAAAAAGCATGAAATATAAACTTGCCTTGAACAAAAATATCGTTCAGGAAAATGCTAAAATTACCAACAACACTACAATAGCCATTATGCCACCTTTTTCTGGCGGATAA
- a CDS encoding hypothetical protein (product_source=Hypo-rule applied; cath_funfam=2.40.128.20; cleavage_site_network=SignalP-noTM; superfamily=56524), which produces MHSIKYLIVGLLFLSFAVNAQESKQFVIEGKVKAPLTVTLDNLSTYKSVSLDSMTIFNHLMQRKSSIKNIKGVLLKDILAKIEIDSSAPKTLSEYYLVFTATDNYKVVYSWNEIFNSPTGNQVLVLTGYDTDPAKAEKGNIAIITPSDFATGRRFVKGLSKISILQVN; this is translated from the coding sequence ATGCATAGTATAAAATACCTTATCGTCGGCTTATTATTTTTAAGTTTTGCTGTAAATGCACAAGAAAGCAAACAATTTGTAATCGAAGGAAAGGTTAAAGCTCCATTAACAGTTACTTTAGACAATTTAAGCACATATAAATCCGTTAGTTTGGATAGTATGACAATTTTTAACCACTTGATGCAGCGTAAAAGCAGCATCAAAAACATTAAAGGTGTGCTTCTGAAAGATATTTTGGCCAAGATAGAAATAGATTCTAGCGCTCCAAAAACATTAAGTGAATATTATCTGGTTTTTACTGCAACGGATAATTATAAGGTGGTGTATTCATGGAATGAAATCTTTAATTCGCCTACCGGAAATCAAGTGTTAGTTTTAACCGGGTATGATACCGATCCTGCAAAGGCTGAAAAGGGAAATATCGCCATTATTACGCCCAGCGATTTCGCTACAGGAAGAAGATTTGTAAAAGGATTGAGTAAAATCAGCATCTTACAGGTAAATTAG
- a CDS encoding putative membrane protein YfcA (product_source=COG0730; cog=COG0730; ko=KO:K07090; pfam=PF01925; transmembrane_helix_parts=Inside_1_4,TMhelix_5_27,Outside_28_31,TMhelix_32_54,Inside_55_73,TMhelix_74_93,Outside_94_96,TMhelix_97_116,Inside_117_128,TMhelix_129_161,Outside_162_170,TMhelix_171_193,Inside_194_199,TMhelix_200_219,Outside_220_223,TMhelix_224_243,Inside_244_246), with protein MQESFILFYCLLFIVAFLYASVGHGGASGYLALMAIFAISPAIMKPTALLLNLFVSSTSFIQFYRGGHFKWKTFWPFALASIPLSFVGGMMVIESSIYKKILGLILLIPVIRFLFFKNTDPKDFKPSNIPLSLAIGGIIGLLSGMIGIGGGIILSPILLLLKWTDQKQTAAISAAFIFVNSVAGLGGQLIKGFEFNSHMLAYVGVAFVGGICGAYFGALKFPQTVLKNVLACVLALAAYKLLFTHA; from the coding sequence ATGCAAGAAAGTTTTATCCTATTTTACTGTTTGCTTTTTATTGTAGCCTTTTTATATGCTTCGGTGGGGCATGGCGGGGCAAGCGGTTACCTCGCGCTGATGGCCATTTTTGCCATTTCACCGGCCATTATGAAACCTACAGCACTATTACTCAATCTGTTTGTTTCTTCCACTTCCTTTATCCAGTTTTACCGTGGTGGCCATTTTAAGTGGAAAACCTTTTGGCCTTTTGCACTTGCCTCTATTCCGCTCTCTTTTGTGGGTGGTATGATGGTAATCGAAAGTTCCATTTATAAAAAAATCTTGGGGCTAATTTTACTCATTCCCGTAATCCGTTTTCTTTTCTTTAAAAATACAGATCCGAAAGATTTCAAACCATCAAATATTCCGCTATCGCTTGCAATTGGCGGTATTATCGGCTTACTTTCGGGCATGATCGGTATCGGTGGAGGGATTATCCTTTCTCCTATCCTGTTGCTGTTAAAATGGACGGATCAAAAACAGACCGCAGCCATCAGCGCAGCATTTATCTTTGTTAATTCGGTTGCTGGTTTAGGTGGCCAACTCATTAAAGGCTTCGAATTTAACAGCCACATGCTCGCTTATGTTGGCGTAGCTTTCGTTGGTGGCATTTGTGGCGCTTACTTTGGCGCCTTAAAATTCCCTCAAACCGTCTTAAAAAATGTTCTGGCCTGTGTATTGGCACTGGCCGCTTATAAATTATTATTTACACATGCATAG
- a CDS encoding molybdopterin molybdotransferase (product_source=KO:K03750; cath_funfam=2.170.190.11,2.40.340.10,3.40.980.10; cog=COG0303; ko=KO:K03750; pfam=PF00994,PF03453,PF03454; superfamily=53218,63867,63882; tigrfam=TIGR00177) has product MISVKEAKDLISQHIIALNPISIDLEKASGHILAADVYAKYDIPAFSQSSMDGYAIKFEDHGQELTLIGEMAAGTATTMTIQNGETSRIFTGAPLPEGADTVVMQEKITRRDGKITLQDPNLKLGLNVRDKGSEVMAGTLAMEKGSLLSPAAIGFLAGIGINKVSVYPTPKISIIVTGKELQQPGKTLEFGQVYESNSYSLSAALKHAGIDQIAVYAADDDLEILKKVLQTATESSDVVLLTGGVSVGDYDFVIEAAAHCGIKQIFHKVKQKPGKPLFFGTKDQKLIFGLPGNPSSVLSCYYNYVLPSIKALSHKSNSVIEVQAELTHPYSKPAGLTHFLKGKYENGLVTPLSAQESYRLSSFAQANCLICLDETQEQLKKGDILTVMILPD; this is encoded by the coding sequence ATGATTAGCGTTAAAGAAGCAAAAGACCTCATTTCTCAACACATCATAGCACTCAATCCCATTTCAATCGATTTGGAAAAAGCATCAGGGCACATTCTTGCTGCCGACGTTTATGCTAAATACGATATTCCTGCATTTAGTCAATCATCCATGGATGGCTATGCCATCAAGTTTGAAGATCACGGACAAGAGCTCACCTTAATCGGCGAAATGGCCGCAGGAACGGCAACCACCATGACCATCCAAAACGGCGAAACCAGCAGGATCTTTACAGGTGCGCCTTTGCCAGAAGGTGCCGATACTGTGGTGATGCAGGAAAAAATCACACGGAGAGATGGAAAGATCACCTTGCAGGATCCTAATTTAAAGCTTGGCTTAAATGTACGGGATAAAGGTTCAGAAGTTATGGCCGGAACATTGGCGATGGAAAAAGGGAGTCTGCTCAGTCCTGCCGCTATTGGCTTTCTGGCCGGAATTGGTATTAACAAAGTTAGCGTTTATCCCACGCCAAAGATTTCGATTATTGTAACAGGAAAAGAATTACAACAACCAGGAAAAACACTCGAATTTGGGCAGGTGTACGAATCGAACTCCTATTCACTTTCTGCAGCTTTAAAACATGCAGGCATTGATCAAATTGCCGTTTACGCAGCCGATGATGATCTCGAGATCCTAAAAAAAGTATTACAAACAGCAACAGAAAGCAGCGATGTTGTGCTGCTAACCGGAGGTGTAAGTGTAGGCGATTATGATTTTGTAATCGAAGCCGCTGCACATTGTGGCATCAAACAGATTTTTCATAAGGTGAAACAGAAACCAGGCAAACCTTTGTTCTTTGGTACAAAAGATCAAAAATTAATATTCGGACTTCCAGGCAACCCATCATCTGTACTCAGTTGCTACTATAATTACGTGTTGCCATCTATTAAAGCCTTATCTCATAAAAGCAATAGCGTAATTGAAGTTCAGGCCGAGCTTACACATCCCTATTCCAAACCTGCGGGGCTTACACATTTCCTGAAGGGCAAATATGAAAATGGGCTGGTTACCCCGCTCAGTGCGCAGGAATCGTACCGATTAAGCTCCTTTGCACAGGCCAATTGTCTGATTTGCCTTGATGAAACACAAGAACAATTAAAAAAAGGCGACATCCTAACCGTAATGATCTTACCAGACTAA
- a CDS encoding cyclic pyranopterin phosphate synthase (product_source=KO:K03639; cath_funfam=3.20.20.70; cog=COG2896; ko=KO:K03639; pfam=PF04055,PF06463,PF13353; superfamily=102114; tigrfam=TIGR02666), with product MIADSFGRIHDYLRISLTDNCNFRCFYCMPEEEYDFTPASRLMQTDEIIKLAEVFVANGVKKIRLTGGEPLVRKDAAQIIAALGKLPVELVITTNGTRIAEMLPVLKEAGIKTINISLDTLQPEKFFMITRRDVFHQVRSNIELLLQHKIKVKVNMVVMKGLNDNEINDFISWTKHNPIQIRFIEFMPFSGNKWTSNKMFSLDEILSVVEKDFTVLPVKGELHDTAKSFMIPGHEGSFAIISTMTNPFCDTCNRMRLTADGKLKNCLFSDSETDLLTALRKNEDVLPLIQSAIWSKKKALGGQLVSDFEKIDATTIQNRSMITIGG from the coding sequence ATGATAGCAGATTCTTTTGGAAGAATACACGATTACCTGCGGATATCGCTTACCGATAACTGCAATTTTCGCTGCTTTTATTGCATGCCCGAAGAAGAATACGACTTCACCCCTGCCTCCCGGCTCATGCAAACCGACGAAATTATTAAGCTTGCAGAAGTTTTTGTGGCAAATGGCGTAAAAAAAATCAGGCTTACAGGTGGTGAACCATTGGTGAGAAAAGATGCAGCACAAATTATTGCGGCATTGGGTAAACTTCCTGTTGAGCTCGTCATTACCACAAACGGAACCCGCATTGCCGAAATGTTGCCTGTATTAAAAGAAGCAGGTATTAAAACCATTAATATTAGTCTGGATACATTACAGCCTGAGAAATTTTTTATGATTACCCGAAGGGATGTTTTCCATCAGGTACGGAGTAATATCGAATTGCTTTTGCAACATAAAATCAAGGTAAAAGTAAATATGGTGGTGATGAAAGGGCTTAATGATAACGAAATCAATGATTTCATCAGTTGGACCAAACACAATCCCATCCAGATCCGATTTATTGAGTTCATGCCCTTTAGCGGTAACAAATGGACAAGCAATAAGATGTTTTCTTTAGATGAAATCCTATCCGTGGTTGAAAAAGATTTCACCGTATTACCTGTTAAAGGAGAACTACACGATACGGCTAAAAGTTTCATGATTCCTGGTCACGAAGGCTCGTTTGCCATTATTAGCACCATGACCAATCCTTTTTGCGATACCTGTAACCGCATGCGCTTAACTGCAGATGGCAAACTCAAAAACTGCCTTTTTTCGGATAGTGAAACCGATCTGCTTACGGCATTGCGAAAAAATGAAGATGTGCTTCCACTAATCCAATCGGCCATTTGGAGCAAAAAGAAAGCATTAGGTGGACAGTTGGTCAGCGATTTCGAAAAAATTGATGCCACTACCATCCAAAACAGAAGTATGATTACCATTGGAGGATAA
- a CDS encoding molybdenum cofactor cytidylyltransferase (product_source=KO:K07141; cath_funfam=3.90.550.10; cog=COG2068; ko=KO:K07141; pfam=PF12804; superfamily=53448): MKTGIIILAAGSSSRLGRSKQLLDYKGKTLLQTVINEALETSCRPVIVVLGANAKEIANQHQNDQVNFVFNESWENGMASSIVAGLSTLIKNNSEIESIIIAVADQAFIKMSNFNNLIEKQKETGKNIIASTYAETIGTPVLFKKDYFEALLSLTGTEGAKKILKQYPQDVETVVFEDGEIDIDTETDYNNLISQQ, from the coding sequence TTGAAAACGGGCATTATCATATTGGCAGCAGGTAGTTCTTCTCGTTTGGGAAGATCAAAACAACTTTTGGATTACAAAGGAAAAACGCTCTTGCAAACCGTAATAAATGAAGCTTTAGAAACAAGTTGTAGACCTGTTATCGTTGTTTTAGGTGCAAATGCTAAAGAAATAGCCAATCAGCATCAAAATGATCAGGTTAATTTCGTTTTTAATGAAAGTTGGGAAAATGGAATGGCATCGAGCATTGTAGCCGGACTTTCAACTTTGATCAAAAATAATAGCGAAATAGAAAGTATCATTATTGCTGTAGCCGACCAGGCTTTTATAAAAATGAGTAACTTTAATAACTTAATCGAAAAGCAGAAAGAAACAGGTAAAAATATAATTGCCAGTACCTATGCCGAAACGATAGGAACTCCTGTCCTCTTCAAAAAAGATTATTTTGAAGCACTTTTATCGCTCACAGGAACAGAAGGAGCAAAAAAGATACTCAAACAATATCCTCAGGATGTAGAAACAGTTGTTTTCGAAGATGGAGAAATTGATATTGATACAGAAACAGATTATAACAATTTAATTAGCCAGCAATGA
- a CDS encoding xanthine dehydrogenase accessory factor (product_source=KO:K07402; cath_funfam=3.40.50.720; cog=COG1975; ko=KO:K07402; pfam=PF02625,PF13478; superfamily=51735) — MKEITDIIKAYQKATKEKKKTALATVVKVEGSSYRRPGARMLITEDGQLTGAISGGCLEGDALRKALSAIVQQENKLITYDTTDEDDAKFGVQLGCNGIVHILFEPIIEEDGLNPIAILTALQSKRENAVLATLFSLTDKLQLGTSMLFRNEVILAKIPEAIFNETIKDILEVSEYKTTAIKAYNLDNQKIDAFLEFIHPPISLIIAGAGNDAQPLAEMAYLLGWEVTVIDGRPTHATPQRFANATKVLVSKPENVLAQIQIDEQTAFVLMTHNYNYDLELLKYLLGTNAPYIGTLGPKKKLLRMLDELDLATPANQIRVHGPVGLDIGAETAEEIAISILAEIKSVFTGASAMFLKEKKKPIHVYELKNN, encoded by the coding sequence ATGAAAGAAATTACCGATATCATAAAGGCATATCAAAAAGCAACGAAGGAAAAGAAAAAAACAGCTCTTGCAACGGTAGTTAAGGTAGAGGGTTCTTCTTATCGCAGACCTGGTGCCAGGATGCTGATTACTGAAGATGGCCAGTTAACAGGTGCCATTAGTGGCGGTTGTTTAGAAGGCGATGCGTTGCGAAAAGCACTTTCGGCAATTGTACAGCAAGAAAACAAGCTCATTACTTACGATACTACAGACGAAGATGATGCCAAATTTGGCGTTCAGCTGGGCTGCAATGGTATTGTGCATATTTTGTTCGAACCCATTATAGAAGAAGATGGGTTAAACCCCATCGCTATTTTAACCGCATTGCAAAGCAAAAGAGAAAATGCAGTTTTAGCAACACTTTTTTCCCTAACAGATAAACTGCAGTTGGGTACTAGTATGCTTTTTAGAAATGAAGTAATTCTAGCTAAAATCCCCGAAGCGATCTTCAATGAGACAATTAAAGATATCCTGGAAGTTTCTGAATATAAGACCACGGCGATTAAAGCGTATAATCTTGACAACCAAAAGATTGATGCCTTTCTGGAGTTTATCCACCCCCCAATTTCATTAATTATAGCAGGCGCAGGCAATGATGCACAGCCTTTAGCTGAAATGGCTTACCTTTTGGGATGGGAAGTAACTGTGATAGATGGAAGACCTACGCATGCTACGCCACAACGTTTTGCAAACGCAACCAAGGTTTTAGTGAGCAAACCCGAAAATGTGTTAGCTCAAATTCAGATAGATGAACAAACGGCTTTTGTATTGATGACCCATAATTACAATTACGACCTCGAACTACTTAAATATCTATTGGGCACAAACGCTCCATATATCGGTACACTGGGACCGAAGAAAAAGCTACTCAGGATGTTAGATGAACTAGATTTGGCAACGCCAGCAAACCAAATACGTGTGCATGGTCCGGTTGGTCTGGATATTGGCGCAGAAACTGCAGAAGAAATTGCCATTTCTATTCTCGCCGAAATTAAATCTGTTTTTACAGGTGCTTCGGCCATGTTTTTAAAAGAGAAGAAAAAACCGATCCATGTTTACGAATTAAAAAACAATTAA
- a CDS encoding hypothetical protein (product_source=Hypo-rule applied; superfamily=56091), with the protein MIAVFKTNVSTDSELNVISPLLNSQFKEIKWNIDLWDSDKILRVDSPRDWTKEITELFNSIGLRCINLEIFHSEPF; encoded by the coding sequence ATGATAGCCGTTTTCAAAACAAATGTATCCACTGATAGCGAGTTAAACGTAATCAGCCCATTGCTGAACAGCCAGTTCAAAGAAATTAAATGGAATATCGATTTGTGGGATTCTGATAAAATCCTTAGGGTAGATTCGCCAAGAGATTGGACAAAAGAAATCACCGAACTCTTTAACAGTATTGGTTTGCGCTGTATTAACCTCGAAATTTTTCATTCCGAACCTTTTTAA
- a CDS encoding RNA polymerase sigma-70 factor (TIGR02943 family) (product_source=TIGR02943; cath_funfam=1.10.1740.10; cog=COG1595; pfam=PF04542; superfamily=88659,88946; tigrfam=TIGR02943), translated as MQNETDKEYTVKKLQSDPLSWVEKYADYLYGFAMSRIRDEDVAKDLVQDTFLAGLQRLDGFEGNSKEKTWLTAILKNKIADFYRKRSANTLKVVSAEDTVQGFFDAESGHWTEKDYPRAFGLEIDNPLMMKELGVILNDCLAKLPGLWFSVFSMKHIDDLASELICTELKLSTANFWVIMHRTKLNLRACLQKNWN; from the coding sequence ATGCAAAACGAAACGGATAAGGAATATACAGTCAAGAAACTTCAGTCAGACCCGCTGAGCTGGGTAGAAAAATATGCCGATTACCTGTACGGCTTTGCCATGTCGAGAATAAGAGATGAAGATGTGGCCAAAGATTTGGTTCAGGATACCTTTTTGGCAGGTTTGCAAAGATTAGATGGTTTTGAGGGTAATAGTAAAGAGAAAACCTGGCTAACGGCAATCCTTAAAAACAAAATAGCCGATTTTTACCGAAAACGTTCTGCCAATACTTTAAAAGTAGTAAGTGCGGAAGATACAGTGCAGGGGTTTTTTGATGCGGAATCCGGACATTGGACAGAAAAAGATTATCCACGGGCATTTGGTTTGGAAATAGATAACCCTTTAATGATGAAAGAATTGGGGGTTATATTGAATGATTGTTTGGCCAAACTCCCTGGCTTATGGTTTTCTGTATTTTCGATGAAACATATAGACGATCTTGCATCGGAGCTGATCTGTACCGAATTAAAACTCAGCACGGCTAATTTCTGGGTGATTATGCACCGCACAAAACTTAACCTGAGGGCCTGCCTTCAAAAAAACTGGAACTGA
- a CDS encoding hypothetical protein (product_source=Hypo-rule applied; pfam=PF13490), whose amino-acid sequence MTSALKNIIYNCRQATFLIEKRIAGKITAAETLQLHIHLAGCSVCKIYQQQSILINKVFVGFENSGFKLDEAFKKMLNEKIEKEINKN is encoded by the coding sequence ATGACGAGTGCGCTAAAAAATATAATCTATAACTGTAGGCAAGCTACTTTTTTGATCGAAAAAAGAATTGCCGGAAAAATTACAGCTGCCGAAACACTACAATTACACATACATCTGGCAGGTTGTTCGGTGTGCAAAATTTATCAACAACAAAGTATATTGATTAATAAGGTTTTTGTGGGTTTTGAAAACAGCGGTTTTAAACTGGATGAAGCCTTTAAAAAAATGTTAAACGAGAAGATTGAAAAAGAAATAAATAAAAATTAA